Proteins co-encoded in one Paracrocinitomix mangrovi genomic window:
- a CDS encoding inorganic diphosphatase, producing MKIDHTNPWHKVNVGERQPDFVNAIIEIPANTRAKYELDKESGLLLMDRVLYSSMYYPANYGFIPQTYCDDKDPLDILVLSQITIVPMCLVSAKVIGVMRMLDGGELDDKIIAVAENDMSVNHINDISELPNHFIKELKNFFEDYKKLENKTVEVEDFQNAQLAKEIIQKSINDYKTKFEL from the coding sequence ATGAAAATAGATCACACAAATCCCTGGCACAAAGTAAATGTTGGAGAAAGACAACCTGATTTTGTAAATGCCATCATTGAAATTCCAGCTAATACCAGAGCTAAATACGAACTAGACAAAGAAAGCGGTCTTTTATTAATGGATAGGGTACTTTACTCATCTATGTATTACCCGGCGAATTACGGTTTTATCCCACAAACCTATTGTGACGATAAAGATCCTCTGGATATTTTAGTTCTATCTCAAATAACCATTGTTCCAATGTGCCTTGTATCAGCTAAAGTTATAGGCGTAATGCGAATGTTAGATGGAGGAGAATTAGATGACAAAATAATTGCCGTTGCTGAAAACGACATGAGTGTAAATCATATTAACGACATCTCAGAACTACCAAATCACTTTATTAAAGAGCTTAAAAACTTCTTTGAGGATTACAAAAAACTGGAGAATAAAACCGTTGAAGTTGAAGATTTCCAAAATGCCCAATTAGCAAAAGAAATCATACAAAAAAGCATCAATGATTATAAGACCAAATTTGAACTTTGA
- a CDS encoding mechanosensitive ion channel family protein: MLQDADSLATTTSEVVEGSGSYQFSWHSILDKLQEWGINLAIALAVLFIGFFLAKRITKMIGKALDKKEFDVSLKKFLKSLVGNTLRILVVVSALGQLGVEMTSFVALIGAAGLAIGMAFSGTLGNFAGGVMILVFRPYKVGDYIKAQGEEGVVYEIQIFNTVLLTVDNKTVIVPNGAMANGNITNFTMQKNRRVDFVVGIAYGDSYQDAVKVLQRFISEDEKILQDPAPFIGLGALADSSVNITLRVWAKTEDYWEVHFKMNQKIYEEFGKEGLNIPFPQMDVHLHNK; encoded by the coding sequence ATGTTACAAGATGCAGATTCATTAGCCACTACAACCTCAGAAGTAGTTGAAGGAAGTGGATCATATCAATTCAGCTGGCACTCAATTCTAGACAAACTTCAAGAATGGGGAATCAACCTGGCAATTGCTTTAGCAGTATTATTCATTGGATTTTTCTTAGCAAAGAGAATCACCAAAATGATAGGCAAAGCACTCGACAAAAAAGAATTTGATGTTTCCCTAAAAAAATTCTTAAAAAGCTTAGTTGGCAACACTTTACGAATCCTAGTTGTTGTATCTGCTTTAGGTCAATTGGGGGTAGAAATGACATCCTTTGTTGCTTTAATTGGTGCCGCCGGTTTAGCTATAGGTATGGCATTTTCAGGAACCCTTGGAAATTTTGCCGGAGGCGTTATGATTCTAGTTTTCAGACCTTATAAAGTTGGTGATTACATCAAAGCTCAAGGAGAAGAAGGAGTTGTTTATGAGATTCAAATATTCAACACTGTACTATTAACAGTTGACAACAAAACTGTCATTGTTCCTAACGGAGCAATGGCAAATGGAAACATTACAAACTTCACCATGCAAAAAAATAGAAGAGTAGATTTTGTTGTAGGAATTGCTTATGGAGACAGTTATCAGGACGCAGTAAAAGTGCTTCAAAGATTTATTTCTGAAGATGAAAAAATACTTCAAGATCCCGCACCATTCATTGGTTTAGGAGCATTAGCAGACAGTTCAGTTAACATCACACTAAGAGTTTGGGCCAAAACAGAAGATTATTGGGAAGTGCATTTTAAGATGAACCAAAAGATATATGAAGAGTTTGGTAAAGAAGGACTAAACATCCCTTTCCCACAAATGGATGTTCACTTACATAACAAATAA
- a CDS encoding imelysin family protein translates to MKIFIPILTITALMATTSCKKQKVNNLKEDFKNNYSEIVYANYQDAYQDAQSLQNSIIDFVDNPSEASHQDAKQVWLQARESYGTTEAFRFSGGPIDDEDGPEGELNAWPLDEAFVDYVEGNALSGIINNSAITIDAATLRSMNEEGGETNISIGYHAIEFLLWGQDDANTSLKTAGDRPYTDYVVGSGGTADNQDRRGLYLKTCAAILVEDLASLVDEWKNGGAYRSTFLAQDADLSMQHILTGIGVLAKSELAGERIFTALDNQNQEDEHSCFSDNTHRDIILNFEGIQQIYTGIYIKNDGSEVSGVGLSDIIDKQDKKLNAELSDLFTACEASVNSISVPFDDALTQETPGGTGSINESVVNLRKLGDKIAEAAAALGLTIDTSLPE, encoded by the coding sequence ATGAAAATATTTATTCCAATTTTAACAATCACTGCATTGATGGCTACTACTTCATGCAAAAAACAAAAAGTAAATAACCTTAAAGAGGATTTTAAAAACAATTATTCAGAGATAGTATATGCAAACTATCAAGATGCTTATCAGGATGCACAGTCACTACAAAATTCAATTATTGATTTTGTAGATAATCCTTCTGAGGCAAGTCATCAAGATGCTAAACAGGTTTGGTTACAAGCAAGAGAGTCGTATGGAACTACAGAAGCTTTCAGGTTTTCTGGTGGTCCTATTGATGATGAAGATGGACCGGAAGGGGAGTTGAATGCCTGGCCATTAGATGAGGCATTTGTAGATTATGTAGAGGGAAATGCATTAAGTGGAATCATTAATAATTCTGCGATTACAATTGATGCAGCAACTTTAAGATCCATGAATGAAGAAGGAGGTGAAACCAATATCAGTATAGGTTATCACGCTATCGAATTTCTGTTATGGGGTCAAGATGATGCTAATACGTCATTAAAAACAGCAGGCGATAGACCTTATACTGATTATGTTGTTGGTTCTGGGGGTACAGCTGATAACCAGGATAGAAGAGGCTTATATCTTAAAACTTGTGCGGCTATATTGGTAGAAGATTTAGCAAGTTTAGTTGATGAATGGAAAAATGGTGGTGCATATAGATCAACTTTCTTAGCACAGGATGCTGATTTAAGTATGCAGCATATCTTAACCGGAATAGGAGTATTGGCAAAATCTGAACTTGCTGGAGAAAGAATTTTTACGGCACTTGATAATCAAAATCAAGAAGATGAACATTCATGTTTTTCAGATAATACACACAGAGATATAATCTTGAATTTTGAAGGGATTCAGCAAATTTACACTGGAATTTATATCAAAAATGATGGGTCTGAAGTTTCTGGAGTTGGTTTAAGCGATATTATTGATAAACAGGATAAAAAATTAAATGCAGAATTAAGTGATTTGTTCACTGCTTGTGAAGCAAGTGTTAATTCAATATCTGTTCCTTTTGATGATGCTTTAACACAAGAAACTCCTGGTGGAACGGGTTCAATTAATGAATCTGTTGTAAATTTGAGAAAGCTAGGTGATAAAATTGCGGAAGCTGCAGCAGCTCTAGGTTTAACTATAGATACGTCATTACCAGAGTAG
- a CDS encoding di-heme oxidoredictase family protein produces MTIKPQIFLLAGLLLVACRKDLDHYDQEELSGGYNGTVFLTSSGAFSQQMPGIGADKELQFFVGNSFFNQNWVSAPSSTTARDGLGPLFNARSCSACHFQDGRGEPVQDLGDNSNGFLLRLSVPGEGVHGEPLPDPVYGPQFNDLAVSNALDEGDIFVTYEYISGTYEDGTPYELRKPFYYVSNLNYGSIASNVMMSPRIGQQMIGLGLLEAIDEQDILALADEADVDGDGISGKPNYVWDFQSESEKMGRFGWKSGHPSVMQQVAGALIGDLGIKSNLFDTENHSAAQSNLDTLPDGGIVEIEEDDFGKLVLYCSSLAVPARRNVDDESVVRGRELFRSLDCAKCHTVAFNTGNSHYLSYLNNQTIHPYSDLLLHDMGPGLADNRPDFKANGQEWRTQPLWGIGLISIVNGHTFFLHDGRARSLEEAILWHGGEAENAKNQFKSLESSDRQALIDYLNSL; encoded by the coding sequence ATGACCATAAAACCCCAAATATTCTTGCTTGCAGGCCTTTTATTGGTGGCTTGTAGAAAAGATCTTGATCATTATGATCAAGAGGAATTGAGTGGTGGATATAACGGTACGGTTTTTTTAACATCTTCTGGGGCGTTTTCGCAACAAATGCCTGGGATTGGAGCTGATAAAGAGCTCCAATTCTTTGTTGGTAATAGTTTTTTTAATCAAAATTGGGTGTCGGCTCCTTCGTCAACTACCGCCAGAGATGGTCTAGGTCCCTTGTTTAATGCGCGTTCTTGTTCGGCGTGTCATTTTCAAGATGGAAGAGGAGAGCCGGTTCAAGATTTAGGTGACAATTCAAATGGCTTTTTACTAAGGCTAAGTGTACCTGGTGAAGGAGTTCATGGAGAGCCTTTGCCTGATCCTGTGTACGGTCCTCAATTCAATGATTTGGCGGTAAGTAATGCATTGGATGAGGGTGATATTTTTGTTACTTATGAATATATATCCGGCACTTATGAAGACGGAACACCTTATGAGCTTAGAAAGCCTTTTTATTATGTGAGTAATCTCAATTATGGAAGTATTGCTTCAAATGTTATGATGTCTCCTCGAATTGGGCAGCAAATGATAGGGTTGGGGTTATTGGAAGCTATTGATGAACAAGATATTTTAGCGCTGGCAGATGAAGCAGATGTTGATGGTGATGGAATTTCAGGTAAGCCAAATTATGTTTGGGATTTCCAAAGTGAATCAGAGAAAATGGGGAGATTTGGATGGAAATCAGGTCACCCTTCTGTGATGCAGCAGGTAGCAGGAGCTTTAATTGGTGATTTAGGGATAAAATCAAACTTATTTGATACTGAGAATCATTCTGCTGCACAATCAAATTTGGATACTTTGCCTGATGGAGGGATAGTTGAAATAGAGGAGGATGATTTTGGAAAACTGGTGCTGTACTGCAGTTCGTTGGCTGTTCCGGCTAGAAGAAATGTGGATGATGAATCTGTTGTAAGAGGACGAGAGTTGTTCAGAAGCCTAGATTGTGCAAAATGTCATACAGTGGCTTTTAATACTGGAAATTCGCATTATCTGAGCTATTTGAATAATCAAACAATTCATCCGTATTCAGATTTGTTGTTGCACGATATGGGACCTGGATTGGCTGATAATAGACCTGATTTTAAAGCTAATGGACAGGAATGGAGAACCCAGCCTTTGTGGGGGATCGGCTTAATTTCAATTGTCAATGGTCATACTTTTTTCTTGCATGATGGCAGAGCAAGAAGTTTGGAAGAGGCCATACTATGGCACGGAGGAGAGGCGGAAAATGCTAAAAATCAGTTCAAATCTCTCGAATCTTCTGATAGACAGGCATTAATAGATTATTTAAATTCACTTTAA
- a CDS encoding imelysin family protein, whose amino-acid sequence MRFSFLVFLIFLIGFSSCKKSRFKRSDFLQEFYDYKVKPDLLNLNSQVFDLQNKWLDYLNNQSNSNFDLFKDQFDLTFAAIDNATFYNLGDISQTYIYNKFNKSGIDTVNAWGFYADNTVVTTSAVASLPNNQKGFYFIEYLVFSDFSQDSLSSLKYQSWISSCIEDLSNNVGDLEFSWSIYEKNFTSNTDDGVSGSFNVVCNRIIHSLEDLIDKRLNPVLEAMDTDQIIGGNSGNGLKSVKRLFFQLEAVYLGNGDQQFNAIHNYLKKKDKKLADSVTERFSDISSDLNSMNNEMEWYLLNDVAALESLKQKLTDLLVVFKLDVTNAMGVILTFGDTDGD is encoded by the coding sequence ATGAGATTTTCTTTTTTAGTTTTTTTGATCTTCCTAATTGGTTTTAGTTCATGTAAAAAAAGTCGATTTAAAAGGAGTGATTTTCTACAAGAATTTTATGATTATAAAGTGAAGCCAGACCTGCTTAATTTGAATTCACAAGTATTTGATTTACAAAATAAATGGTTAGATTACTTAAATAATCAAAGTAATAGTAATTTTGATTTATTCAAAGATCAGTTTGATTTAACTTTTGCTGCTATTGATAATGCGACTTTTTATAATTTGGGGGATATTTCTCAAACCTATATTTACAATAAATTCAATAAGTCGGGGATTGATACAGTAAACGCCTGGGGTTTTTATGCTGATAATACAGTTGTTACAACATCTGCAGTTGCTTCTTTACCTAATAATCAAAAAGGATTTTATTTTATTGAATATCTGGTGTTTAGCGATTTTTCTCAGGATTCATTATCAAGTTTGAAATACCAAAGTTGGATTTCTTCTTGTATTGAGGATTTGTCAAACAATGTTGGAGATTTGGAGTTTTCCTGGAGTATCTACGAAAAAAACTTTACATCTAACACAGATGATGGTGTCAGTGGGTCATTTAATGTTGTTTGCAATAGAATTATTCATTCATTGGAAGATTTGATTGATAAGCGCCTAAATCCGGTATTGGAAGCAATGGATACTGATCAGATAATAGGAGGGAATTCAGGTAATGGGTTGAAAAGCGTTAAGCGATTGTTCTTTCAATTAGAAGCGGTTTATCTGGGGAATGGAGATCAACAATTTAATGCCATTCATAATTATTTAAAAAAGAAAGATAAAAAGCTAGCGGATTCAGTAACGGAGCGGTTTTCCGACATCTCTTCAGATTTAAATTCAATGAATAATGAAATGGAATGGTATCTGTTGAATGATGTTGCTGCTTTAGAATCATTGAAACAGAAATTAACTGATTTGTTAGTAGTTTTTAAGTTGGATGTTACCAATGCAATGGGGGTGATTTTAACTTTTGGAGATACAGATGGTGATTAA
- a CDS encoding homoserine O-acetyltransferase family protein: MLEYYIHNQEFAFESGEKLDHLKIAYQIIGNPEAKKLIWVCHALSGNTDVLDWWGGLFGINRLFDPSEYKIVCANVLGSCYGSTGPDDFEEGSVFPLVTIRDMVNAHEVLRKVLGIERVDVLIGASLGGQQALEWSIQNPEFSDHLILIATNAVHSPYGRGFNEAQRMALKADPTFGQENGGKQGLAAARAIAMLSYRSYNDFSIKQADTEGRINDFNASSYLNYQGSKFIERFQAKSYYVLSKSMDSHDVGRERGGVEKALKLISAKTLVVAVDSDVLFPQLEQKRLVEGIPDAVLGFIKSPYGHDAFLIEYEQLSGIIKDFLYNDFKINKPTVVKTTLKNVR, from the coding sequence ATGTTAGAATACTATATACATAATCAAGAGTTTGCGTTTGAGTCTGGCGAAAAGTTAGATCACTTAAAAATTGCATATCAAATTATCGGAAATCCTGAAGCTAAAAAGTTGATATGGGTTTGTCATGCATTGTCGGGGAATACAGATGTCCTGGATTGGTGGGGAGGTTTGTTTGGGATAAATAGACTGTTTGATCCTTCAGAATATAAGATTGTTTGTGCAAATGTGCTAGGGTCTTGCTATGGTTCAACCGGGCCGGATGATTTTGAGGAAGGATCAGTGTTTCCTTTGGTGACAATCAGAGACATGGTTAATGCGCATGAGGTCCTTCGCAAGGTGTTGGGAATTGAAAGGGTGGATGTCTTAATTGGTGCTTCTCTTGGTGGGCAACAGGCTTTGGAATGGTCTATTCAAAATCCGGAATTTTCTGATCATTTGATTTTGATAGCTACAAATGCTGTGCATTCTCCTTATGGAAGAGGTTTTAATGAAGCTCAGCGAATGGCATTAAAGGCTGATCCAACATTTGGACAAGAAAATGGAGGAAAGCAAGGTTTGGCTGCTGCCAGAGCAATTGCAATGCTTTCATACAGGTCTTATAATGATTTTAGCATAAAACAGGCAGACACAGAAGGGCGAATAAATGATTTTAATGCTTCTTCCTATTTGAATTATCAAGGATCAAAATTCATTGAAAGGTTTCAGGCTAAGTCATATTATGTCTTGTCAAAATCCATGGATAGTCATGATGTAGGAAGGGAGAGAGGAGGAGTTGAGAAGGCTTTAAAGCTGATCAGTGCCAAAACATTAGTTGTTGCTGTTGATTCTGATGTATTGTTTCCTCAGTTGGAGCAGAAAAGGTTGGTTGAGGGGATTCCTGATGCAGTTTTAGGCTTTATTAAATCGCCTTATGGGCATGATGCTTTTTTGATAGAATATGAGCAGTTAAGCGGGATAATAAAAGACTTTTTATACAATGATTTTAAAATAAACAAACCAACTGTAGTGAAAACTACATTAAAAAATGTGAGATGA
- a CDS encoding homoserine dehydrogenase, producing MRKELKIGLFGFGCVGSGLYDVLNKSKLLNASIDKIVVKDPLKQRSLPEDQFYYDPNVILDDPEINVVVELIDDADAAFDIVTKAFKKGKHVVSANKKMIAEHLIELLTLKDEYGVSFLYEASSCASIPVIRNLEEYYNNDSLAGIEGICNGTTNYILTRLQNELKSFDEILKDAQDVGFAESDPTLDIDGFDSKYKLQILILHTFGLITQPEEVLNLGIRYIKQRDIQYAKEKGLRIKLVSFARRIDDKIVAYVAPQIVDDQNFAFEINYEFNGVSIEALFSDKQVFIGKGAGSHPTASAVLSDVSALQFDYKYEYKKFDECKAQMAKDAIVKVFVSTEQVDLLEKVDFIEVEEEFVAVDYAYKVGRLKLSQLSHTFYRENPELFISFYGDNDIELLSLREEFKESVTV from the coding sequence ATGAGAAAAGAATTAAAAATAGGATTATTTGGATTTGGATGCGTGGGATCAGGGCTTTATGATGTGCTGAATAAGAGTAAGTTATTAAATGCTTCCATTGATAAAATAGTGGTTAAAGATCCTTTAAAGCAAAGGTCTTTGCCGGAAGATCAATTTTATTATGACCCCAATGTTATTCTTGATGATCCTGAAATAAATGTGGTGGTTGAATTGATTGATGATGCTGATGCGGCATTTGATATCGTTACAAAGGCTTTTAAAAAAGGAAAACATGTGGTAAGTGCTAATAAAAAGATGATAGCAGAGCACTTGATTGAGTTGTTGACATTAAAAGATGAATATGGTGTTTCATTTTTATATGAGGCTTCTTCTTGCGCTAGTATACCGGTGATCAGAAACTTAGAAGAATATTATAATAATGATAGTTTAGCGGGGATAGAAGGGATTTGTAACGGTACCACTAATTATATTTTGACCCGTTTGCAGAATGAATTAAAGTCTTTTGATGAAATCTTAAAAGATGCGCAAGATGTAGGTTTTGCTGAATCTGATCCAACTTTAGATATTGATGGATTTGACAGTAAGTACAAGTTGCAAATTTTGATTTTGCACACCTTTGGCTTGATTACACAGCCTGAGGAGGTATTGAATTTGGGGATTCGCTATATAAAACAAAGAGATATTCAATATGCCAAGGAAAAAGGTTTGCGTATAAAGTTGGTTTCATTTGCTCGACGTATTGATGATAAGATTGTAGCATATGTAGCTCCACAAATAGTTGACGATCAGAATTTTGCTTTTGAAATCAATTACGAGTTTAATGGGGTTTCTATTGAGGCATTGTTTTCTGATAAGCAAGTGTTTATAGGAAAGGGAGCGGGTAGTCATCCTACCGCTTCAGCAGTTCTTTCTGATGTTTCGGCTCTTCAGTTTGATTACAAATATGAATACAAAAAGTTTGATGAATGCAAAGCGCAAATGGCTAAAGATGCTATAGTGAAAGTGTTTGTATCAACTGAACAAGTTGATTTGCTTGAAAAAGTTGATTTTATTGAAGTAGAAGAGGAGTTTGTTGCGGTAGATTATGCTTATAAAGTAGGAAGACTGAAGTTGTCGCAATTATCGCATACTTTTTACAGAGAAAATCCTGAATTGTTTATTTCTTTTTATGGAGATAATGACATTGAATTACTTTCTTTAAGAGAAGAATTTAAAGAATCTGTAACGGTATGA
- a CDS encoding OsmC family protein encodes MKIKLERIGEPFHLLATNEEGAKIEYDAKEDIGGTGKGFRPMQAVASSLAACSSIDVLLILKKQKIELEYYNVSVEAERREEHPRVFTHIHLEFEFKTNGPSDKLERAVGLSVDKYCSVARMLESTVKITSSVKLVQ; translated from the coding sequence ATGAAAATTAAACTAGAAAGAATAGGTGAGCCATTTCATTTACTTGCTACAAATGAAGAAGGGGCTAAAATAGAATATGACGCTAAAGAAGATATTGGTGGGACAGGCAAAGGGTTTAGACCAATGCAGGCTGTGGCGAGCTCTTTAGCAGCTTGTTCGTCAATAGATGTTTTGCTCATTTTAAAAAAGCAGAAAATTGAATTAGAGTATTACAATGTGAGTGTTGAGGCAGAAAGAAGAGAGGAGCATCCAAGAGTGTTTACTCATATTCATTTAGAATTTGAGTTCAAAACAAATGGTCCGTCAGATAAACTTGAAAGAGCGGTAGGTTTAAGTGTTGACAAGTATTGTTCGGTGGCACGCATGCTGGAGTCTACCGTAAAAATAACTTCAAGTGTTAAGTTAGTACAATAG